One region of Nitrospira sp. genomic DNA includes:
- a CDS encoding lipid-A-disaccharide synthase N-terminal domain-containing protein — MRWVIQWIASERHAESRVPTAFWYMSMIGGLITLAYAIYRQDPVFIAGQSIGSVVYLRNLMLIHRPNQGASDTASPATKS, encoded by the coding sequence ATGCGCTGGGTCATCCAATGGATCGCCTCAGAACGCCATGCGGAAAGCCGCGTGCCGACGGCGTTCTGGTATATGAGCATGATCGGAGGGTTGATCACGCTGGCCTACGCGATCTACCGGCAGGATCCGGTCTTCATTGCCGGGCAGAGCATCGGCAGTGTCGTCTATCTTCGCAACCTCATGCTCATCCATCGTCCCAACCAGGGCGCCTCCGACACGGCCTCCCCGGCGACCAAATCGTAA
- a CDS encoding glycosyltransferase family 2 protein, with the protein MTVATRPWASVVIPIKDERENLVPLTEQLVKVLDSREESRSAPFELLFIDDGSTDGSSEILDSLATQYRWVKVFHFDRNYGQSAAFDAGFKQSTGDLVMTIDGDLQNDPADIATLLPLIRQFDLVCGWRKDRHDNLTRKISSRIANTVRSAVTGDRVHDTGCSLKLFRRAVVDKLQLFEGMHRFFPALALMHGFTVTEVPVRHYPRAHGTSKYGVGNRLFKGLYDLVAVRWMQHRCLRYQYRATGTSPTSARL; encoded by the coding sequence ATGACTGTAGCGACCCGCCCATGGGCCTCCGTTGTCATCCCCATCAAGGATGAACGAGAGAATCTGGTTCCCCTGACAGAGCAACTCGTGAAGGTGCTGGATAGCCGGGAGGAATCCCGATCGGCTCCCTTTGAATTGCTGTTTATCGACGACGGCAGCACCGATGGGAGTTCCGAGATCCTCGATAGCCTGGCCACGCAGTACCGCTGGGTCAAAGTCTTTCACTTCGACCGCAACTACGGCCAGTCGGCAGCCTTCGACGCCGGGTTCAAACAATCGACCGGAGACCTGGTGATGACGATCGACGGCGATCTGCAGAACGATCCGGCGGACATCGCCACGCTGCTCCCGCTGATCCGGCAATTCGACCTGGTCTGCGGCTGGCGCAAAGACCGGCACGACAACCTGACGCGAAAAATTTCGTCTCGAATCGCCAATACCGTCCGCAGCGCCGTCACCGGCGACCGGGTTCACGACACCGGCTGCTCTCTGAAGCTCTTCCGACGGGCGGTGGTTGATAAATTGCAGCTCTTCGAGGGCATGCATCGGTTCTTCCCGGCCCTGGCGTTGATGCACGGATTTACCGTCACCGAGGTGCCGGTGCGCCACTATCCTCGCGCCCATGGCACATCGAAGTATGGTGTGGGGAACCGTCTTTTCAAGGGCCTGTACGATCTGGTGGCCGTGCGGTGGATGCAGCATCGTTGCCTGCGTTATCAGTACCGCGCCACCGGGACGTCACCAACCTCCGCACGCCTATGA
- a CDS encoding phosphatase PAP2 family protein, translating to MSGSGDGQVASPPAQPEPAPDCPPASAVTLSALVLLGSFAALFSIDVPILKFLRSHNLSALQSLGDLGEKLGNGGTLITISLLLLGVGYVLKRQAWMRVALDSLLAHGVVALVVNSLKHIIGRPRPRLTHSDGWHWWPSLQSGLDSFPSGHTSATVAVATVLARALPRLRWVPFALAAWVGASRIWRGSHFPGDVVGGMALGFVVGSVCNGQLRWWKQSFAQAVVRIAPIVLLLTGFCWVLTHRVVDLMVDRVLMVVGLLLMGGGWLLRMGWGRNAVSASPVVWGAVSTALLCVGLGVVTGAPVVIGLTAVLGLAQWTAATDVPASESAAEPSRRANGVYALEMLAAVVVIQLLKGLVPLQ from the coding sequence ATGAGCGGATCGGGTGACGGGCAGGTTGCGTCGCCACCGGCGCAGCCTGAACCAGCACCGGATTGTCCGCCGGCTTCGGCCGTGACCCTCTCGGCGCTCGTGCTGCTTGGGTCGTTTGCCGCGCTGTTCTCTATCGACGTTCCCATCCTCAAGTTTCTCCGATCCCACAATTTGTCGGCACTCCAGTCGTTGGGTGATCTCGGCGAAAAACTCGGCAACGGCGGGACCCTTATCACCATCAGTCTGCTCCTGTTAGGCGTCGGATATGTTCTCAAGCGCCAGGCGTGGATGCGAGTGGCGCTGGATAGCCTGCTGGCGCATGGTGTGGTGGCGCTCGTGGTGAACAGCCTCAAGCATATCATCGGCCGTCCGAGGCCGCGCTTGACGCATTCGGATGGGTGGCACTGGTGGCCCTCGTTACAGTCGGGGTTGGATTCGTTTCCCTCGGGCCATACCTCAGCCACGGTCGCCGTGGCGACGGTATTGGCGCGGGCGCTGCCTCGCTTGCGTTGGGTACCGTTTGCCTTGGCCGCGTGGGTCGGGGCCAGCCGGATTTGGAGAGGTTCTCATTTCCCCGGCGACGTGGTGGGGGGGATGGCGTTGGGGTTTGTGGTGGGTTCGGTGTGTAACGGCCAGCTCCGTTGGTGGAAGCAGTCGTTCGCGCAGGCGGTCGTTCGCATCGCGCCGATAGTCCTGTTACTGACAGGCTTTTGTTGGGTGCTCACGCACCGCGTTGTCGATCTCATGGTGGACAGGGTGCTCATGGTGGTGGGGCTGCTGCTGATGGGGGGCGGTTGGTTGCTGCGAATGGGGTGGGGCCGGAACGCCGTATCCGCCAGCCCCGTTGTGTGGGGGGCCGTGTCGACTGCACTCCTGTGCGTGGGGCTGGGAGTGGTCACTGGTGCGCCAGTCGTGATCGGCTTGACGGCCGTGCTCGGCTTGGCGCAATGGACCGCTGCCACTGATGTGCCGGCCAGCGAGTCCGCGGCTGAGCCGTCCCGGCGAGCGAATGGTGTGTATGCGCTGGAGATGCTCGCGGCAGTGGTGGTGATTCAGCTTCTGAAGGGACTTGTGCCGCTACAATAA
- the tatA gene encoding twin-arginine translocase TatA/TatE family subunit: MFGSFGWMELLLILIIVLIIFGAGKIPQLGEGLGKAIKGFKKSVHEADAIDVTATESEPAAAQPTAQIQQTGQPATPPPAQQAAAAPPPRTTQG; encoded by the coding sequence ATGTTTGGTTCGTTCGGCTGGATGGAGTTGCTGCTGATTCTCATCATTGTCCTGATCATCTTCGGGGCCGGGAAAATTCCCCAACTCGGTGAAGGATTAGGCAAGGCTATCAAAGGGTTCAAGAAGTCGGTTCACGAAGCGGATGCCATCGATGTGACGGCAACCGAGTCGGAACCAGCCGCGGCTCAACCCACGGCACAAATCCAGCAAACTGGACAGCCGGCCACGCCGCCGCCTGCGCAGCAGGCCGCCGCGGCTCCACCGCCACGGACGACGCAGGGATAA
- a CDS encoding glycosyltransferase family 39 protein: MNGELPPLQTPAPIDRSIQPLALVLLLAMAAVLFFVGLGSLGLTDRDEGRNAEAGREMYETGNYISPTFNYEPRFAKPVFVYWLMTASYHLFGVNEFAARFPSALFGLGLILLQYLFLTRCRGRVVGLFGAAMLLLNLEIIGLSRMALTDSVLIFFTTLSLYGFWLGVHGEGRERHAMWLFYIGMALATLTKGPIGFLIPMLAVGLYLWLTRSWPLFRRRGHLIPGLILFVALALPWYLMMLNIHGQRYTTSAQGDTIGRFFGAMEGHGGTLLFYIPVFLLGFFPWSALLPFAWHQSYRSWREARRTGALPPSRSAEVETHSTPDALEWFAAAWVLGGFIFFSLSSTRLPHYIGPLFPGAAILAACYWNRCVSDQAAPGLRAAIHIMTAVGSVLALAFAVLPPLYAKFAGKLVEEFPLAGQVTLGPGPYTVASIFLLGMGLVAYFGLSETRRPAAFWAAGGSLALVVLAAMQLTFPLINHFVIEPPQQLAEVAGLNLGPNDRLILYGQPRPSLVFYAKRKAIVVPKGEEANIKPYLTQPGRTMILLPEPMRNRLPFETMDYPVMLERYGYILLASQSLIHVPEEAEKPAIRIPGH; this comes from the coding sequence ATGAACGGAGAGCTCCCTCCTCTGCAGACACCTGCGCCGATCGACCGCTCCATTCAGCCGCTCGCGCTCGTGCTGTTGCTGGCGATGGCCGCCGTGCTGTTCTTCGTCGGACTCGGCTCGCTCGGCCTGACCGACCGGGATGAAGGTCGAAACGCCGAAGCCGGCCGGGAAATGTATGAAACGGGCAACTACATCAGTCCGACCTTCAACTATGAACCGCGCTTCGCCAAGCCGGTCTTTGTGTACTGGCTGATGACCGCCTCCTACCACCTGTTCGGTGTCAACGAATTCGCCGCGCGGTTTCCCTCAGCCCTCTTCGGTCTGGGGCTGATTCTCCTCCAATATCTGTTTCTCACACGGTGCCGGGGGCGGGTCGTCGGCCTGTTCGGCGCGGCAATGCTGTTACTGAACCTGGAGATCATCGGGCTGAGTCGCATGGCGCTGACCGACAGCGTGCTGATCTTCTTCACCACCCTGTCTCTGTACGGATTCTGGCTGGGAGTGCACGGCGAGGGGCGCGAACGCCACGCTATGTGGCTCTTCTACATCGGCATGGCCCTGGCGACGCTGACCAAGGGCCCCATCGGCTTCTTGATTCCGATGCTGGCCGTGGGGCTGTACCTGTGGCTCACCCGGTCCTGGCCGCTGTTTCGTCGTCGCGGGCATCTCATTCCCGGTCTCATCCTGTTCGTCGCCCTGGCGCTTCCCTGGTATCTCATGATGCTGAACATTCACGGCCAGCGATATACGACATCCGCACAGGGCGATACGATCGGCCGCTTCTTCGGCGCCATGGAAGGGCATGGCGGCACGCTGCTGTTTTACATCCCGGTCTTCCTACTCGGATTTTTTCCCTGGAGCGCGCTATTGCCCTTTGCCTGGCACCAAAGCTACCGGAGTTGGCGTGAGGCTCGACGAACTGGAGCCCTCCCTCCCAGCCGGTCGGCCGAGGTCGAGACCCACTCCACACCCGATGCGCTCGAATGGTTCGCCGCAGCCTGGGTCCTGGGGGGATTCATCTTTTTCAGTCTTTCCTCCACCCGCTTGCCGCACTATATCGGCCCCTTGTTTCCCGGTGCGGCAATTCTGGCGGCCTGCTACTGGAATCGGTGCGTCTCGGACCAGGCCGCGCCGGGCCTGCGAGCCGCGATCCACATCATGACAGCCGTGGGCTCTGTCCTCGCCCTGGCGTTTGCCGTCCTGCCCCCGCTCTATGCCAAATTTGCCGGGAAGTTGGTGGAGGAGTTTCCCTTGGCTGGGCAGGTCACCCTTGGACCAGGCCCCTACACGGTCGCGTCGATTTTCCTCCTCGGGATGGGACTCGTGGCCTATTTCGGACTGAGCGAAACGCGAAGACCGGCTGCCTTCTGGGCCGCGGGCGGCTCACTGGCCCTCGTCGTGCTGGCCGCCATGCAGCTGACCTTTCCGCTGATCAATCATTTTGTCATCGAGCCGCCCCAGCAGTTGGCTGAAGTCGCGGGACTCAATCTCGGCCCCAACGACCGATTGATTCTCTACGGGCAACCACGCCCCTCACTGGTGTTCTACGCCAAGCGAAAAGCGATCGTCGTTCCGAAGGGGGAAGAAGCCAACATCAAGCCCTACCTGACCCAACCGGGACGCACCATGATTCTCTTACCGGAACCCATGCGCAATCGCTTGCCGTTCGAGACGATGGATTACCCGGTCATGCTCGAACGGTATGGCTACATCCTGCTGGCCAGTCAATCGCTGATCCATGTTCCGGAAGAAGCGGAAAAGCCCGCGATACGCATCCCCGGCCATTAA
- a CDS encoding twin-arginine translocase TatA/TatE family subunit, whose translation MFGLGAGEILIILVIAFLLFGPKQLPEIGRQVGKAVKGFKETADDLKKTVEPELNMIQQEMKMVEQDFESSMKEAEEQINHATSGVEHGAEESGLPKQA comes from the coding sequence ATGTTCGGTCTTGGCGCTGGAGAAATTCTCATCATCCTGGTCATTGCGTTCCTGTTGTTCGGGCCCAAGCAATTGCCCGAAATCGGGCGACAGGTGGGCAAGGCCGTCAAGGGGTTCAAAGAGACGGCGGATGACCTGAAGAAGACGGTTGAGCCAGAGCTCAACATGATTCAACAGGAAATGAAGATGGTGGAGCAGGATTTCGAGTCGTCGATGAAGGAAGCAGAAGAACAGATCAACCATGCAACATCGGGCGTAGAGCACGGGGCAGAGGAATCGGGTTTGCCCAAGCAGGCCTAA